One part of the Aspergillus luchuensis IFO 4308 DNA, chromosome 5, nearly complete sequence genome encodes these proteins:
- a CDS encoding putative MFS monosaccharide transporter (COG:G;~EggNog:ENOG410PGBC;~InterPro:IPR011701,IPR036259;~PFAM:PF07690;~TransMembrane:17 (o12-33i42-61o91-110i122-141o161-188i200-222o249-274i405-428o448-466i473-493o573-594i615-637o668-688i695-712o718-739i751-770o776-797i);~go_function: GO:0022857 - transmembrane transporter activity [Evidence IEA];~go_process: GO:0055085 - transmembrane transport [Evidence IEA]), giving the protein MQDQRPEVLTVSIVFFVIATVFVALRFISRIFIVQKVALHDYLMLLAWVLDFGFSFSLFYATHKGLGLHDTDIREDQRAGLNRADYAFTVLYNPALMAVKTSILVFYLTLTQGEKVFRLANYVTLFVVNAAGLALTLVNVFQCRPVSAAVSYPLPEGAKCIDILTLYLSSSPVNIVTDLAILFLPNPILTQMRLPRKQKIILVITFSFGFFVAVVDVIRIAYIQDAATSRQIALRQVHLQDTPGDDLSWYGAFSFMWSVIEVNVSVICACVPSLKPLVARLIPKLIRDTDGSSQATDLPLPAPDPPPELPTITGPPTARRASRSQQSATQDNKPSHSESHSSQAASARVDLADMLTTAPEAPPDVENRTNTVTTTTSYPPSITFFDFVNMKKPANMLKLSNKESIALIALTTILFFLWGFAYGLLAILNEQIQDILRLDVWQSFGLHAVYFGGYLVAPTFVGGVVLKRWGFKCTFITGLCIYACGTLVFWPSAVLTSYPGFIVSNFIVGSGLAVLETAANPFIALCGPLENSEIRLNISQGVQAIGSVVSQLLAKKVLFKAVTDVSTLVDVQWTYLGIALFDVLLALAFYYLPIPEASDEDLEELANRRRADNRATVAGVPVVWLTLGLGVWSQFFYCAGQEVISMSFDSYVRAVHPLSYLSPFEQLTVAHTVFAIGRFLAAFLQWFLKPRWILMLSYIGMILFSILCMKMTGRAAEAMAMMVYLFESGAFSIIFAISLRGTGRHTKTATVLLTVAISGGAFFPFAQYAAELAGGIRYSYCVLVALFSAGAIFPIYLNIVPAAKKQVDPVPNEHLRHPRRRSRIKANVMAREKENPSVGGVLSRRRSVVSEPLPTVQLADHTKQTSGGLMHELAPWPEQGGERAERAD; this is encoded by the exons ATGCAAGACCAACGGCCCGAGGTTCTCACCGtctccatcgtcttcttcgtcatcgcaACTGTCTTCGTGGCCCTGCGCTTTATCTCCCGTATTTTTATAGTCCAGAAGGTTGCCCTTCATGACTATTTGATGCTCTTGGCCTGG GTCCTCGActtcggcttctccttctccctcttctatGCCACCCACAAAGGTCTGGGTCTGCACGATACCGATATTCGCGAGGACCAGCGCGCCGGCCTCAATCGCGCCGACTATGCATTCACCGTCCTCTAC AACCCGGCCCTCATGGCCGTCAAAACTTCCATCCTGGTCTTCTACCTAACCCTCACCCAAGGCGAGAAGGTCTTTCGCTTGGCCAACTACGTGACCCTTTTCGTCGTCAATGCCGCCGGACTCGCCCTGACCCTCGTCAATGTCTTCCAATGCCGTCCCGTCAGCGCCGCCGTTTCCTATCCCTTGCCCGAGGGTGCCAAGTGCATTGACATCCTGACTCTATACCTGTCCTCGTCGCCGGTCAACATCGTGACCGATCTGgccattctcttcctgcccAATCCCATTCTTACGCAAATGCGACTGCCGCGCAAACAAaagatcatcctcgtcatcacctTCAGCTTTGGATTCTTTGTCGCCGTCGTCGACGTCATCCGCATTGCCTACATTCAAGATGCGGCCACCTCACGTCAGATCGCGTTGAGACAAGTCCATCTGCAGGATACTCCGGGTGATGACCTCAGCT GGTACGGGGCGTTTTCATTTATGTGGTCCGTCATCGAAGTCAACGTTTCCGTCATCTGTGCCTGTGTGCCCAGTCTCAAGCCGCTCGTCGCGCGACTCATCCCGAAGCTGATCCGTGACACTGATGGGAGCTCCCAGGCCACAGATCTTCCCCTGCCCGCCCCTGATCCTCCACCGGAGCTCCCGACCATCACCGGGCCTCCTACCGCGCGGCGCGCGTCGCGCTCACAGCAGTCCGCCACCCAGGACAATAAGCCGTCGCATTCGGAGAGTCATAGCAGTCAGGCCGCTTCGGCCCGGGTGGATCTGGCCGATATGTTGACTACCGCGCCCGAGGCGCCTCCGGATGTCGAGAACCGAACGAacaccgtcaccaccaccacgtcGTATCCCCCCAGCATCACCTTTTTCGATTTTGTCAATATGAAGAAGCCGGCCAACATGTTGAAGCTGAGCAACAAGGAGTCCATCGCGCTGATCGCGCTGACGACCATATTGTTCTTCCTCTGGGGATTTGCCTATGGCTTGCTGGCTATCCTGAATGAGCAGATCCAAGATATCCTGCGTCTGGACGTCTGGCAGTCGTTTGGTCTCCATGCGGTCTACTTTGGGGGGTATCTCGTGGCGCCGACGTTTGTGGGGGGCGTTGTGCTGAAGCGCTGGGGGTTCAAGTGCACCTTCATCACCGGGCTGTGCATCTACGCCTGCGGCACTCTGGTCTTCTGGCCGTCAGCCGTGCTAACATCGTACCCTGGCTTCATTGTGTCCAATTTCATTGTGGGCAGTGGACTGGCGGTGCTCGAGACGGCCGCTAATCCGTTCATTGCGCTATGCGGACCGCTCGAGAATTCGGAGATTCGGCTGAACATCTCGCAGGGCGTGCAGGCGATCGGCAGCGTCGTGTCGCAGCTGCTGGCCAAGAAGGTTCTATTCAAAGCTGTAACCGACGTGAGCACTCTAGTTGACGTGCAGTGGACGTACTTGGGCATCGCGCTGTTCGATGTGctcctcgctctcgcttTCTATTACCTGCCTATTCCAGAGGCATCAGACGAGGATCTCGAGGAATTGGCCAACCGCCGCCGCGCCGACAACCGGGCCACTGTCGCCGGCGTTCCCGTGGTCTGGCTGACGCTGGGGCTCGGCGTGTGGTCTCAGTTTTTCTACTGTGCCGGCCAAGAAGTGATATCGATGAGCTTCGACAGCTACGTCCGCGCCGTGCACCCGCTGTCCTACCTCAGTCCCTTTGAACAGCTCACGGTCGCGCACACGGTGTTCGCGATCGGCCGCTTTCTCGCCGCCTTTCTGCAATGGTTCCTCAAACCCCGCTGGATACTCATGCTCTCTTACATCGGCAtgattctcttctccatcctgtGCATGAAAATGACTGGGCGGGCTGCCGAGGCCATGGCTATGATGGTGTACCTGTTCGAGAGCGGCGCATtcagcatcatcttcgccatctcGCTCCGCGGTACCGGTCGACACACCAAGACGGCGACCGTACTGCTCACAGTGGCCATCAGCGGCGGTGCCTTCTTCCCATTCGCGCAGTACGCTGCCGAGCTGGCAGGCGGGATCCGCTATTCCTACTGCGTGCTGGTGGCGCTATTCAGCGCGGGCgccatcttccccatctaccTCAACATAGTACCGGCAGCCAAGAAGCAAGTGGACCCGGTACCAAACGAGCACCTGCGGCACCCCCGCCGGCGCAGTCGCATCAAAGCCAACGTGATGGCGCGCGAAAAGGAGAACCCATCGGTGGGTGGGGTCCTCTCGCGCCGGCGCAGCGTAGTGTCGGAGCCGTTGCCGACGGTGCAGCTAGCCGACCACACGAAGCAGACGTCGGGGGGGTTGATGCATGAATTGGCGCCATGGCCAGAGCAGGGAGGAGAGCGTGCAGAGCGGGCTGATtag